A genome region from Cetobacterium sp. ZOR0034 includes the following:
- a CDS encoding RidA family protein, with protein sequence MKRVINTAKAPAAIGPYSQAIEVNGTLYVSGQIPFVPETMTVISDDVKEQTKQSLENVKAILEEAGYSLTDVVKAGVFIKDMNDFAAINEVYSEYLGDVKPARACVEVARLPRDVKVEIEVIAVK encoded by the coding sequence ATGAAAAGAGTTATTAACACAGCCAAAGCTCCTGCAGCTATTGGACCTTATTCTCAAGCTATCGAAGTAAACGGAACACTTTATGTTTCTGGACAAATTCCATTTGTTCCTGAAACTATGACAGTTATCTCTGATGACGTTAAAGAGCAAACTAAACAATCTTTAGAAAATGTTAAAGCAATCTTAGAAGAAGCTGGATACTCATTAACTGATGTTGTAAAAGCTGGAGTTTTCATTAAAGATATGAACGATTTTGCTGCTATAAACGAAGTATACTCTGAGTATTTAGGAGATGTTAAACCTGCTAGAGCATGTGTTGAAGTTGCTAGATTACCAAGAGATGTTAAAGTTGAAATAGAAGTAATTGCAGTTAAATAA
- a CDS encoding PTS sugar transporter subunit IIC, translating into MELLKGSVLLLLVLAFFTGFSLKAPKGMKAMGALAGAATASFLVEAFQLYVGGDLLGIKFLGDVGASAGSMGGVAAAILVPLALGVSPVYAVMLGVVCGGMGIIPGFITGYVMSFIIPKLEEKIPDGLDLIVIICLAAPLGRGIAQFTSPGVTFALKTIGDIIIAAQSASPYVMAFILGGVITVVATAPISSMALTAMLGLTGLPMAIGALSVMASSFMNYVFFDRMKFGDRSTTIAVAIEPLTQADIISANPIPVFTTNFIGGGIAGMIVNYFGLINNATGTATPIAGFAVMFGFNPAKEVLITAGLCAAAGILTGFAGSIVFKNFKIKTVSEIRG; encoded by the coding sequence ATGGAATTATTAAAAGGTTCAGTATTATTATTATTGGTTTTAGCATTCTTTACTGGGTTTAGCTTAAAAGCACCAAAAGGAATGAAGGCTATGGGTGCTCTAGCAGGAGCAGCAACGGCGAGTTTTCTAGTAGAAGCTTTCCAATTATATGTTGGTGGAGATCTTTTAGGAATTAAGTTTTTAGGAGATGTTGGAGCGTCAGCAGGATCAATGGGAGGAGTTGCGGCAGCAATATTAGTACCGTTAGCTTTAGGTGTAAGCCCTGTTTATGCAGTTATGTTAGGTGTAGTTTGTGGAGGAATGGGAATCATCCCTGGATTTATCACTGGATACGTAATGTCATTCATCATACCTAAATTAGAAGAGAAAATCCCTGATGGATTAGATTTAATTGTTATTATTTGTTTAGCGGCACCTTTAGGAAGAGGAATTGCACAATTCACTTCACCTGGAGTTACATTCGCTTTAAAAACAATTGGAGATATAATTATAGCAGCTCAATCAGCTAGTCCGTATGTAATGGCATTTATTTTAGGAGGAGTTATAACAGTAGTTGCAACAGCTCCAATAAGTTCAATGGCATTAACAGCAATGTTAGGATTAACTGGTTTACCAATGGCTATAGGAGCTTTATCTGTAATGGCTTCATCATTCATGAACTATGTGTTCTTTGATAGAATGAAGTTTGGAGATAGATCAACAACGATAGCTGTTGCAATCGAGCCATTAACACAAGCGGATATAATATCTGCAAACCCAATTCCAGTATTTACAACTAACTTCATAGGTGGAGGAATAGCTGGAATGATCGTTAACTACTTTGGATTAATCAACAACGCTACAGGAACAGCAACACCAATCGCTGGTTTCGCAGTAATGTTCGGATTCAACCCTGCTAAAGAGGTATTAATAACAGCTGGACTATGTGCTGCTGCGGGTATCTTAACAGGATTTGCTGGATCAATCGTATTCAAGAACTTTAAAATCAAAACTGTATCTGAAATAAGAGGATAA
- a CDS encoding Na+/H+ antiporter NhaC family protein, with amino-acid sequence MNTKIKGDFKGLIPFLVFIGFYLGSGIILDSMGVELAFYQLPAPVAIFPGIIAAFLLFKGNIKEKFETFLEGCGHQDIITMCIIYLLAGAFAVVSKAMGGVDSTVNLGLTYVPSHYIAPGLFVIAGFISTATGTSVGSIVSLAPIAVGLADKSGVSMPLVLAALMGGSMFGDNLSIISDTTIAATRTQGVEMRDKFKVNIKIAAPAAILTLILLIIFGKPDVAPETGEYVFNLIKVLPYIFVLVLSLIGVNVFVVLTAGIGLSGAIGLFYGDFTWLTYAKEIYNGFTGMTEIFLLSLLTGGLASLVTKAGGVEWIMNTIEKRIKGVKSAQIGMGLLVTLTDMAVANNTVAIIINGPIAKKISEKYGVDPKKSASVLDIFSCIAQGAIPYGAQMLIMLSFAGGKVSPFDIIPLLWYQMILAVITIGYIFYNPKEN; translated from the coding sequence ATGAATACAAAAATAAAAGGAGACTTTAAAGGATTAATTCCATTTCTAGTTTTCATAGGTTTTTATTTAGGAAGCGGAATCATATTAGATTCAATGGGTGTGGAGTTAGCATTTTATCAATTACCAGCACCGGTGGCAATTTTTCCAGGAATAATTGCTGCATTTTTACTTTTCAAAGGAAACATTAAGGAAAAATTTGAAACTTTTTTAGAAGGATGTGGTCATCAGGATATTATAACGATGTGTATAATTTATCTTTTAGCTGGTGCATTCGCAGTAGTTTCAAAAGCTATGGGAGGAGTTGATTCTACAGTTAATTTAGGATTAACGTATGTACCTTCTCATTATATTGCACCAGGATTATTTGTAATCGCTGGATTTATTTCAACTGCAACAGGAACATCTGTAGGTTCAATAGTTTCGTTAGCACCAATAGCTGTTGGATTAGCAGATAAAAGTGGTGTTTCAATGCCGTTGGTATTAGCGGCATTAATGGGTGGATCAATGTTTGGAGATAACCTTTCAATAATTTCAGATACGACAATAGCGGCTACAAGAACTCAAGGTGTAGAGATGAGAGATAAATTTAAGGTTAATATAAAAATAGCGGCACCAGCAGCAATTTTAACTTTAATTTTACTAATTATATTTGGAAAGCCAGATGTAGCACCAGAAACTGGAGAGTATGTTTTTAATTTAATAAAAGTTCTTCCTTATATATTTGTGTTAGTTCTTTCTTTGATAGGAGTAAATGTATTTGTTGTTTTAACAGCTGGAATAGGACTTTCGGGAGCAATAGGTCTATTTTATGGTGATTTTACATGGTTGACTTATGCAAAAGAGATTTATAATGGATTCACAGGAATGACAGAGATATTTTTACTCTCTCTTTTAACAGGAGGTTTAGCATCACTTGTAACAAAAGCTGGTGGAGTAGAGTGGATAATGAATACAATTGAAAAAAGAATAAAGGGTGTGAAGAGTGCTCAAATAGGTATGGGGTTATTGGTAACATTAACAGATATGGCAGTTGCAAATAATACTGTTGCAATAATTATAAATGGACCAATTGCTAAGAAAATATCAGAAAAATATGGAGTAGACCCTAAGAAAAGCGCTTCTGTTTTGGATATATTTTCATGTATTGCTCAAGGAGCTATTCCTTATGGAGCTCAGATGCTGATAATGCTTAGTTTTGCTGGTGGTAAAGTTTCACCATTTGATATAATTCCGTTGTTATGGTATCAAATGATTTTAGCAGTAATAACAATCGGTTATATATTTTATAATCCAAAAGAAAATTAG
- a CDS encoding flippase: MSVSKNYLYNVLLIISNTIFPIITFPYVSRVLMPEYLGKVYFVQGVVAYFVIVSVLGAPNYGIKELSKAKGIGDWGEFKKIFTELFLMTILSSVGSLLILLITVKSYGKFTKESLIFYIFSAQVLFECFHINHFFVVMENHKRRLIRSFTIRILSLGFLFYFIKTPDDYYLYALLLVVPEVLARVVDVFSVRKYFNFNFKELNFKRHLKSMLIIFLYIFTIGIYGSIDTTMLGIMINDTEVGLYTAAVKMYKMVLPVILTLGTVLSPRIIGAIKRKEKENIYKNIDVFMDYAFIVGIPATVLMMILAREFTVLFSGEGFIGSIETMIIMSPCLVFLAIGTFIGGQVMLPNDLERDILIISIAGVFLNIGLNYFLIPLYLRNGAAIATLITEIIIALVKIYQMKRLYLDYKIMTKDRILTIIIGSIISIVIYLRIDMLRAYGNLLTLIITPIIYGIIYFVILILLKNKRVLTWLNYVKKRLQ, translated from the coding sequence ATGTCAGTTTCAAAAAATTATTTATACAATGTACTACTTATAATAAGTAATACAATTTTCCCGATAATAACCTTTCCCTATGTATCTAGAGTTTTAATGCCAGAATATCTAGGGAAAGTTTATTTTGTGCAGGGAGTTGTAGCTTATTTTGTTATTGTGTCAGTTTTAGGAGCTCCAAATTATGGAATAAAAGAGTTATCTAAAGCAAAAGGTATCGGAGATTGGGGAGAATTTAAAAAGATTTTTACAGAACTTTTTTTAATGACAATTTTGAGTAGTGTAGGTTCTTTACTAATTCTTTTAATAACTGTAAAATCTTATGGTAAGTTTACAAAAGAAAGTTTAATATTTTATATTTTTTCAGCTCAAGTATTATTTGAATGTTTTCATATAAATCATTTTTTTGTGGTTATGGAAAATCATAAAAGAAGATTAATTCGTTCATTTACAATTAGAATTTTATCATTAGGATTTTTATTTTATTTTATAAAAACTCCAGATGATTATTATTTGTATGCTCTGCTGTTAGTTGTTCCAGAAGTATTAGCAAGAGTAGTAGATGTTTTTAGTGTTAGAAAATATTTCAATTTTAATTTTAAAGAATTGAATTTCAAAAGACATCTGAAAAGTATGTTGATAATATTTCTGTATATTTTTACGATAGGAATATATGGAAGTATTGATACCACAATGCTTGGAATAATGATAAACGATACAGAGGTTGGATTATATACAGCTGCTGTAAAAATGTATAAAATGGTCTTACCTGTAATATTAACCTTAGGAACAGTGTTATCTCCTAGAATAATTGGAGCTATAAAAAGAAAAGAGAAAGAGAATATTTATAAAAATATAGATGTATTTATGGATTATGCTTTTATAGTTGGAATTCCTGCTACAGTTTTGATGATGATTTTAGCTAGGGAATTTACAGTTTTATTTTCAGGAGAAGGATTTATTGGATCTATTGAAACAATGATTATAATGTCTCCTTGCTTAGTATTTTTGGCGATAGGGACATTTATAGGTGGACAGGTAATGTTGCCAAACGATTTGGAAAGAGATATATTGATAATCTCTATAGCTGGAGTATTTCTGAATATTGGGTTAAATTATTTTTTAATACCCCTTTATTTGAGAAATGGTGCAGCAATAGCTACACTCATTACAGAGATTATAATAGCATTAGTTAAAATTTATCAGATGAAGAGACTTTATTTGGATTATAAAATTATGACTAAAGATAGAATCTTAACAATAATTATTGGAAGTATAATTTCAATAGTGATTTATTTAAGAATAGATATGCTAAGAGCTTATGGAAATTTATTAACGTTAATAATTACTCCTATAATTTATGGGATAATATATTTTGTTATTTTGATTTTACTTAAGAATAAAAGAGTTTTAACATGGTTAAACTATGTGAAAAAAAGATTGCAATAA
- a CDS encoding DUF2325 domain-containing protein — protein MVAIVGGLKRGEREYLELLKSYNLKGKVYNTQCPNFCKKIKNCEMCIIFTNLVSHNLLNNCTKVCKTQNIPIVHLNNNSISTLKENLEKVYK, from the coding sequence ATGGTTGCTATTGTGGGTGGCTTAAAAAGAGGAGAAAGAGAATATCTAGAATTACTAAAATCTTATAATCTTAAAGGAAAAGTTTACAATACTCAATGCCCTAATTTTTGCAAAAAAATTAAAAATTGTGAAATGTGTATAATTTTCACAAATCTCGTTAGTCATAACCTTTTAAACAATTGTACTAAAGTTTGTAAAACTCAAAATATTCCAATTGTTCATTTAAACAATAACAGTATTTCAACACTTAAAGAAAACCTAGAAAAAGTCTACAAATAA
- a CDS encoding DUF2023 family protein — MQVFIHHIYEFEKGIRNLILHTISEDLLTFVEDRLNTKNIAYKIYKIKNGRYNVFFGDESCINVIKKIDKSNLSEYTAEEDFILGIMLGYDRKKQCDRYIQFKNREHIKVS; from the coding sequence ATGCAAGTTTTTATTCATCATATATACGAGTTTGAAAAAGGTATTAGAAACCTTATTTTACATACTATTTCTGAAGATCTTTTAACATTTGTTGAGGATAGACTTAATACAAAAAATATAGCTTATAAAATATATAAAATAAAAAATGGAAGATACAATGTTTTCTTTGGAGATGAATCTTGTATCAACGTTATCAAAAAAATTGATAAATCTAATCTCTCTGAATACACTGCTGAAGAGGATTTTATTCTTGGAATTATGCTTGGATATGACAGAAAAAAACAATGTGATAGATATATACAATTTAAAAACAGAGAACATATCAAAGTTTCATAA
- a CDS encoding Cof-type HAD-IIB family hydrolase, with protein MKYKMIVTDLDDTLLNSQGKISSEDKKAIMEAQEAGVKFVLASGRPTYAMRDLAKELQLEKYGSFILSYNGSIITDCKTNKNILEETLTVDEIHKLYDFSKRKNVEIITYLEDTIVSEDYSSYIEVEVDLTKMPFEKVKNFKAAIDKDCVKCIMLEDPNYLSKVEKELKNELEKEFSIAISKPFFLEITKLGVDKGSSLLRLVDLIGIKIEEVIVVGDSYNDLPMLKVAGLPACVENAKPEIKDICKFISTSNNNNGMANLIKKLIFKK; from the coding sequence ATGAAATATAAAATGATTGTTACTGACCTTGACGATACTCTTTTAAACTCTCAAGGTAAAATTTCATCTGAAGATAAAAAAGCCATCATGGAAGCTCAAGAAGCTGGAGTTAAATTTGTTTTAGCATCAGGAAGACCTACATATGCAATGAGAGATCTTGCTAAGGAACTTCAACTTGAAAAATATGGAAGTTTTATTTTATCGTATAATGGCTCTATTATAACGGATTGTAAAACAAATAAAAATATTCTAGAAGAAACTTTAACAGTTGATGAAATCCATAAGCTTTATGATTTTAGTAAAAGAAAAAATGTCGAAATTATAACTTACCTAGAAGATACAATTGTATCTGAAGACTATAGCTCATACATCGAAGTTGAAGTAGATTTAACTAAGATGCCATTTGAAAAAGTTAAAAATTTCAAAGCCGCTATCGATAAAGACTGCGTAAAATGTATCATGTTAGAAGACCCTAATTATCTATCAAAAGTTGAAAAAGAATTAAAAAACGAGTTAGAAAAAGAGTTTTCTATCGCTATTTCAAAACCATTTTTCCTTGAGATTACAAAACTTGGGGTTGATAAGGGAAGTTCTCTTTTGAGATTAGTTGATTTAATTGGAATTAAAATAGAGGAAGTTATTGTCGTTGGAGACTCTTATAATGATTTGCCTATGCTTAAAGTTGCTGGACTTCCGGCATGCGTTGAAAATGCAAAACCTGAAATTAAAGATATCTGTAAATTTATATCAACTTCAAATAATAACAATGGTATGGCAAATCTAATAAAAAAATTAATATTTAAAAAGTAA